The following DNA comes from Teredinibacter haidensis.
CGGCGGTGATTATAGTACCAATGCTCGATGACGACAGGGTACTGTTAATTCGCGAATATGGCGTAGGGGTGGAAGATTACGCCTTGGGCCTGCCCAAAGGCCGAGTGGAGCAGGGGGAGGATTCGCTGCTGGCGGCCAACCGTGAGCTGATGGAGGAAGTGGGCTACGGCGCTAAAATCCTAAGGCCACTAAAGCTGGTGAGCCAGTCTCCAAGCTATATGCAGCACCATACCCAGATTGTTCTTGCCCAGGATCTCTACCCTCAAACAGCCGAAGGGGATGAGCCGGAACCATTGGAGGTGGAGGTGTATCGTTTATCCGAGCTGGACAAGCTGATTATGCGGGAAGATTTTTCCGAAGCGCGTTCCATTGCGGCACTCTATATGGCCCGGGATATTCTGGCCAACGATCACCAATCTTAAGGAAACGGTATGCTTGACCAGAATTTACTAAGCCAAGTGATCGAGATCTGCCAGGCAGCAGGGGAAGCCATCCTCGAGGTCTATCACTCGGACGAATGTATGGGCGTGGAGTCCAAAGCCGATGATTCCCCGGTAACGCGAGCAGATATAGCCGCTCACGAAATTTTGCTTCCCGCCCTGGCTGCGCTATTGCCGAATGTACCGGTGCTATCGGAAGAGTCGGAATTGCCAGACTATGCGCAGCGACAGGTATGGAACCGCTATTGGTTGATTGACCCTTTGGATGGAACCAAAGAGTTTATCCATAAAAACGACGAGTTCACGGTTAATGTCGCTCTGATCGAAAACCACCAGGCAGTTTTGGGTGTGGTCTATGTACCCGTCTCGAATGTGGTCTACAGCGGTATTACTGGTGTCGGAGCCTGGAAAACAGAAGCCGGCGCTACCCAAGCGATTGAAAGCCGCAGTATGGCGAATCGTATTGCACCGCAACAAGCTATTGAAGTGGTGGCGAGCAGACATCACGGAGCTAGTGAAATCGACCCGTTGATGCATCGTATTCGGGCCGCTGTGGGAGAGGTGCAAACGAAAAGTATGGGCAGTTCGCTCAAGCTTTGTTTGGTGGCAGAGGGCAAGGCCGATTTATATCCGCGTTTAGCGCTTACCAGCGAATGGGATACGGCGGCTGCTCAGGCTATCGTTGAAGCTGCTGGGGGATGTGTACTGGACGACAAACTGCAACCGCTGCGCTACAACACTAAGGACGATATTCTCAACCCGTACTTCTATGTCATAGGTGACACACAGTTCAACTGGAAGGCATTACTTCTAACGGCTTAGCACGCAAGGCATTTGGGTGTCATTTTGTTCGTTATTTTTGCGTTGCGGCAAGGAAGTGAGGGTATTACAGGCTATTTTTTAAGAAGAAAAAAGTGGCGCATTTAGTTTTCTTAGAGTGAATTAGTGTAATTCCGTCACTGTTCGGGCTTCCCCTTTTGTCTATGCTTTACTGACCGGCTTAATAAAAAGCACGGCATAGTCACCTCTCACGCAAACGAAAAATACAATATTACAATCGACGGAAGAAAGGGATATGAACCGCGCACATCAAATACAACAGTTAAGTGTGGCGTACAACAATACGTCAATGATGAAGCAGCAACTGGTCAGAGAAATTACCTGTCTTGAAAGGCAGCTTGAGCGCCTACGCATACGCGATGAATTGCTCGATCTCAGCACGCTTCAAACCTATGAAGAAATGATTAATAGCAGAAAGGAGATGCTTGATAACTTGCCCTGGGACGACTAACCTCATTCATAGTGTTCGCTATTTTAATGTGTAAAAGCGACTAATAATACTTGATCGCTCAGGTACACAGCGCAGCGAGAGGTAGGCAGTACGGAATGCGATAGCTGAACGCACTACCAGGATAAGTAGGGAAACGAGTTTGACCATTTCCAGCGCTCTTATTGTTGAAAATTCAAAAACCTTTCAGGCTATTCTGGCCGATATTTTTTCGAGTGCAGCGATAGAAACTGATTTCGCTACGGATGCCAATATGGCACTGAATCAGTTATCCGCCCCAGCGGCGGCTTACTCTATTGTTATTGTCTCCTCGGCCTCATTGGGTGATGATATTGAGCGTTTTGCCAAAGCTATTCGTACTATTAAGACATATACGCACATTCCACTGCTTCTTTTGACGACAGATAAAGACTATTCCGATCGAAGATTGTATGCGGCGGGTTACACCCAAATATTTTCTCGTACCAACGTAGTTGAAATTAAAAGCTATATTGATCATTTTTTACTGCGTGACATTTCTCCTGAGCAAGGCAATAACAAAGTTGCTATTATCGAAGACGATCTCCCTCAGCAACTCGTTCTAAAAGCGATCCTGGAAGAAGGGTATTGTGAGTGTCGGTGTTTTAAATCAGCGGAAGACATCCTCACAAGCTGTGAGAGTTATTCACCTGATGTTATTGTGGTAGATTTTTTTCTTGAAGGGAAAATGACGGGTATGGAATTTATCGGCATCGTTCGAAATGCCGCACACCCCTGGCATAGATTACCTATCATCGCGGTCACGGCTTTAGATGATGCCGCGAGAAAATACGAATTACTGCGCGCTGGAGCAAACGACTATCTGGTTAAACCTATGGAGCCTGTTGATGTAACGGTGCGGGTGGAAAATTTAGCCAAATATAAACGCTTGATGGATATGGTGGAGTTGCAGCGCGAAGAAATGCAATACCTTGCCATGCATGATCAGCTGACGGGTTTGTACAACAGACACTATCTTGCAGAGCAGGTGGGAGTGCGTCTTCGGGAGGCTGTACGGCACGATATACCCTATTCCATTATCGTGCTGGATATAGATTACTTCAAAAAAATTAACGATAACCTTGGACACGATAAAGGTGACGAGGTTTTAGTTGCTCTTGGCCGCATGCTAAACGAAAATTTCCGTAGTGAAGATACCGTTGCGCGCTTGGGCGGCGAAGAATTTATTGTATTTATGGGCCACTGTGATCTTGATTATGCCATGCAAAAAGCAGAGCAACTCCGCCGTTGTTTAGCTGAGTCAAAAGTGGCTGGCCTGGATATTACTGCGAGCTTTGGTGTTGCACAGCTGTCGAAAACAAATGATAATTTTGACAGACTGTTTAAGGCCGCAGACGAAGCGGTTTACCGCGCTAAAAATGGTGGTAGAAACCGTGTTGAACCCGCGTCTTTATAGGGCGCTTATACCCAGAGCGAAAAATTCATCCAGTGTAGGTTGCCACTGAAACTTTTTCATATTCACCCGGTTATTTTTTACCTCGACACCTTCCTGCTCTAAAAACTGCCTTTGCTTACGAGCAGATTCTGATGTTTCTTCAAACGCAATTTGCCCATTCGAACGCAGTACTCGCTGCCAGGGTAAGGCCTGCGTCGACGGCCCTCGTCCCAGACTCTTGCCTACCAAACGCGCGCGACCCGGCAGGCCGGATAGTTCGGCAATCTGTCCGTAGCTGGCCACTTTTCCTATGGGTATTCGTTGTACGGTCTGCTGAATTTTTTCGATCCTTGCGGTTTGTTCGTTCATTTGAGTCAGGTCTCCCCCCGGCTGCGCAATAAATTATGGTAAATGCCGGTGAGGCGCGCGACGTTATGATCCTGTGCCCCTCGCTCGAGGGTGAGTGATTGGATACTCTGATCCAGCTCGTACAGCTGCTCCCTGTGGGAGGATTCGCGCACTAGGCTTTGTATCCAAAAAAATGCGCAGACGCGATTTCCTCTGGTAACCGGGCGCACCTCATGAAGGCTAGAGGAGGGGTATAAGACCATACTGCCTGCCTCAAGTTTTACTGCTTGAGCCCCGTACTGAGTTTCAATCATTAATTCGCCGCCGTCGTACGTGTCCGGGCTGCTAAAAAATAGTGTTGCGGAAATATCTGTGCGCATATAGCCACCGTCGGGAAGCGTCATCATGGCGTTATCGACATGTAAACCGTAGTGCCCACCGCTGCGGTAGCAATTGAATTTTGGCG
Coding sequences within:
- a CDS encoding Fe2+-dependent dioxygenase, which produces MLITIDNLFSKEESENILQKLLSENWQEGKLTAGGVAAQVKQNLQLDDTSATATEVRSNIFHYLKQHPTFISAALPNKIFPPKFNCYRSGGHYGLHVDNAMMTLPDGGYMRTDISATLFFSSPDTYDGGELMIETQYGAQAVKLEAGSMVLYPSSSLHEVRPVTRGNRVCAFFWIQSLVRESSHREQLYELDQSIQSLTLERGAQDHNVARLTGIYHNLLRSRGET
- the cysQ gene encoding 3'(2'),5'-bisphosphate nucleotidase CysQ — translated: MLDQNLLSQVIEICQAAGEAILEVYHSDECMGVESKADDSPVTRADIAAHEILLPALAALLPNVPVLSEESELPDYAQRQVWNRYWLIDPLDGTKEFIHKNDEFTVNVALIENHQAVLGVVYVPVSNVVYSGITGVGAWKTEAGATQAIESRSMANRIAPQQAIEVVASRHHGASEIDPLMHRIRAAVGEVQTKSMGSSLKLCLVAEGKADLYPRLALTSEWDTAAAQAIVEAAGGCVLDDKLQPLRYNTKDDILNPYFYVIGDTQFNWKALLLTA
- a CDS encoding diguanylate cyclase; the encoded protein is MTISSALIVENSKTFQAILADIFSSAAIETDFATDANMALNQLSAPAAAYSIVIVSSASLGDDIERFAKAIRTIKTYTHIPLLLLTTDKDYSDRRLYAAGYTQIFSRTNVVEIKSYIDHFLLRDISPEQGNNKVAIIEDDLPQQLVLKAILEEGYCECRCFKSAEDILTSCESYSPDVIVVDFFLEGKMTGMEFIGIVRNAAHPWHRLPIIAVTALDDAARKYELLRAGANDYLVKPMEPVDVTVRVENLAKYKRLMDMVELQREEMQYLAMHDQLTGLYNRHYLAEQVGVRLREAVRHDIPYSIIVLDIDYFKKINDNLGHDKGDEVLVALGRMLNENFRSEDTVARLGGEEFIVFMGHCDLDYAMQKAEQLRRCLAESKVAGLDITASFGVAQLSKTNDNFDRLFKAADEAVYRAKNGGRNRVEPASL
- a CDS encoding MGMT family protein, with the protein product MNEQTARIEKIQQTVQRIPIGKVASYGQIAELSGLPGRARLVGKSLGRGPSTQALPWQRVLRSNGQIAFEETSESARKQRQFLEQEGVEVKNNRVNMKKFQWQPTLDEFFALGISAL
- the nudE gene encoding ADP compounds hydrolase NudE translates to MPVKPQILKCQKVARSRLFCVEQVELRFSNGAERTYERLASGDHAAVIIVPMLDDDRVLLIREYGVGVEDYALGLPKGRVEQGEDSLLAANRELMEEVGYGAKILRPLKLVSQSPSYMQHHTQIVLAQDLYPQTAEGDEPEPLEVEVYRLSELDKLIMREDFSEARSIAALYMARDILANDHQS